A window of bacterium genomic DNA:
TGGCCGGACGGCTGACCCCCAACACCCGGCGCACCGCGTGCGCGCGCTTGAACGCCAGGGCCAGCGAGCCGCCGATCAGGCCCACGCCCAGCACGGCCACGGTGTCATACAGCGGGGGCGCGGCCTTGGATGTCTCAGCCTTTTCCGTAGGTCTCGGCCTCATCGAAGACTTTTTTGCCCACCACGGTCAGCTCGCCCTCGGGCGTGGCCTCGCGGTAGAAACAACTGCGGTAGCCGGTGTGGCAGGCCCCGCCCACCTGTTCGATTTGCATCACCACGGCGTCCATGTCACAGTCGAAAAAGATGTGGCGCACTTTCTGGAAATGCCCGCTGGTCTCGCCCTTGACCCAGAGCTTGCCCCGCGAGCGGCTCCAGTAGCAGGCCACGCGCCGTTCCAGGGTGTTGCGCAGGGCCTCGCGGTTCATGAACGCCACCATCAGCACCTGGCCGTTGTCACAGTCCTGGGCCACGGCGGTGACCAGGCCCTTGTCGTCGTACTTTACCGCGTCCAGCAATTCCTCGATCTTCGACATGCAGCACTCCAAATCTGGCGTCCCCAGCTCGGCTTACAGCCCGGCGGAGGCACGGTTAACCTTAAAGAATGAATTTCTCGTTGCGCGCCTTGCGCGAGGCCAGCTCGCCTCTCACGCTCTCGAAACCCTCGCGGCCCATCAGGCCGTAGGTGAGCTTCTTGCCCAGCTCCACTCCCGGCTGGTCGAACGGGTCGATGTTGTACAGGCCGCCGGTGAACGCGGTCTGGACCTCCAGCATGTACAGGAGCTGGCCCACGGTGAACGGGTTCACCTCGGGCAGAGTGAGGGTCATGCTGGGACGGCCAGCCTGCAGCATGGCGTCCTCGGTGGCCAGGCGCTCGGCCTGGAACAGCTCGGCCAGGCTATGGCCGCCCAGGTAGGCCAGGTCGGGCAGGTCGCTGTAGAGCTTGGGGATCGGGCACTGCTCGGCGAATTTCTCGACCGCCAGGAACACGGTGGACTTGTCGAACGGGCCCTCCATATAAAGCTGGGTCTGGCTGTGCTGGTCGGTCACGCCGAGGGCCTTGACCGGTGTCAGGCCGGTGAACACCTCCTGGCCGCCGAGCGAGTTTTTCTTGCCCAGGGATTCGGCCCAGAGCTGACGGAACCAGTCGGCGATGTCGTAGAGGCTGTCGCTGTACGACATCATGACCGTAATGTGCCGTCCGCGTAGCTTGTCGGCCAGGAACAGAAGCGCCCCCGCCACGTAGGCCGGGTTGCTCATCAGGTCCGCGCCGCTCGTGCGGCTGTCCATGTACGCCGCGCCGTCCAGCAGTTCCTCCAGGTCGATCCCCATCAGGGCCGCGGGCAGCAGGCCCACCGGGGTGAACACGCTGAACCGTCCGCCCACGTTGCCCGGGATGATGAAATCCTCCAGGTCCTCGCGTTCTG
This region includes:
- the hisI gene encoding phosphoribosyl-AMP cyclohydrolase, whose translation is MSKIEELLDAVKYDDKGLVTAVAQDCDNGQVLMVAFMNREALRNTLERRVACYWSRSRGKLWVKGETSGHFQKVRHIFFDCDMDAVVMQIEQVGGACHTGYRSCFYREATPEGELTVVGKKVFDEAETYGKG
- a CDS encoding glucose-6-phosphate isomerase → MFNRRTAKWQRRMALKLDFNYMLSEYVGPRHGLSVEDLSGLSEIAARIHADLKAKREGGKIGFYNLPHDRATSAKIEAFAKKARRSFQNVVILGIGGSSLGPKALHSSLIGGMWANLATRRQRGGVPRFFFADNIDPDGFSRLLRAVDPSKTLFIVVTKSGTTAETMSQFLIVRRLLEKEVGRKKVSQHLVAVTDSQKGLLRIIAEREDLEDFIIPGNVGGRFSVFTPVGLLPAALMGIDLEELLDGAAYMDSRTSGADLMSNPAYVAGALLFLADKLRGRHITVMMSYSDSLYDIADWFRQLWAESLGKKNSLGGQEVFTGLTPVKALGVTDQHSQTQLYMEGPFDKSTVFLAVEKFAEQCPIPKLYSDLPDLAYLGGHSLAELFQAERLATEDAMLQAGRPSMTLTLPEVNPFTVGQLLYMLEVQTAFTGGLYNIDPFDQPGVELGKKLTYGLMGREGFESVRGELASRKARNEKFIL